The proteins below come from a single Chryseobacterium nepalense genomic window:
- a CDS encoding YceI family protein produces MKRKLFSVVFSAFLASFIIVSCKKEKPVTGESNEVVTAKDGAQFAVDTLNSKVEWKGYKIFKSENTSHFGIIKFESGDVTAKDGKLQSGKFVADMTSLTSEDLKKDAAQMEKLNGHLKNGDFFETEKFPTASYEITKVSPLAEGDYNTVLDGNLTIKGITKQMQFKANVSVKDGVVSIATEPKDISRKEFGVEFQSPVENGVIKDEITLQINVKALEKK; encoded by the coding sequence ATGAAAAGAAAGCTATTTTCGGTAGTTTTTTCTGCTTTTCTGGCTTCATTTATCATCGTTTCCTGCAAAAAGGAAAAACCTGTAACCGGTGAAAGTAATGAGGTGGTAACTGCTAAAGATGGTGCCCAGTTTGCAGTCGATACTTTAAACAGCAAAGTAGAGTGGAAGGGATATAAAATATTTAAATCTGAAAATACAAGCCATTTCGGAATCATTAAGTTTGAAAGCGGAGATGTAACCGCAAAAGACGGTAAACTGCAAAGCGGAAAATTTGTAGCGGATATGACTTCTCTCACTTCCGAAGATCTTAAAAAAGATGCCGCACAAATGGAAAAACTTAACGGTCATCTCAAAAACGGAGACTTTTTTGAAACAGAAAAATTTCCTACAGCATCTTATGAAATTACAAAGGTTTCTCCTTTGGCAGAAGGTGATTATAATACTGTACTGGATGGAAATTTAACCATTAAAGGCATCACAAAACAAATGCAGTTCAAAGCAAACGTATCCGTTAAAGACGGTGTGGTAAGTATTGCTACGGAACCTAAAGACATCAGCAGAAAAGAGTTTGGTGTTGAGTTTCAGAGTCCTGTCGAAAACGGAGTGATTAAAGATGAGATTACACTTCAGATCAATGTAAAGGCATTGGAAAAAAAATAA
- a CDS encoding DUF3108 domain-containing protein, whose amino-acid sequence MKKFLSIILVFLFTLSFSQITNIADGESISLRIHYGFLNAGTANLTAKKSAYRGVPHLYVKGTGQTTGAVRAFFKVDDLYESYINMNTELPSFYVRNVKEGSYRQHLETTFNHDNNTLVLTDKKTPANGSKVIKSVKGVQDMLSCFYYLRSKSPSELKVGTVINMNVWIDDEMFPFQLKVTGTENLKTKFGTINCLKIIPSVKSGRVFKEKEGVVMWVSNDANHLPILLKAELAVGSLKASIDGYSNVKYPLKFTK is encoded by the coding sequence ATGAAAAAATTTTTGAGTATTATTTTGGTGTTTCTGTTTACATTAAGTTTTAGTCAGATCACCAATATTGCAGATGGTGAGTCTATCAGCCTGCGAATCCATTACGGTTTTCTTAATGCGGGAACTGCTAATTTAACAGCAAAAAAAAGTGCCTACAGAGGAGTTCCGCATTTGTACGTAAAGGGAACGGGGCAGACAACAGGAGCGGTACGAGCGTTTTTTAAGGTTGATGACCTTTATGAAAGTTATATTAATATGAATACCGAACTTCCGAGTTTTTATGTAAGAAATGTAAAAGAAGGAAGCTATCGTCAGCATCTTGAAACAACCTTTAATCATGATAATAATACTTTGGTTCTTACAGATAAAAAAACGCCTGCCAACGGCTCCAAGGTTATAAAATCTGTGAAAGGAGTACAGGATATGCTTTCCTGTTTCTATTATTTAAGAAGTAAAAGCCCCTCTGAACTGAAAGTGGGAACGGTAATTAATATGAATGTCTGGATTGATGATGAAATGTTTCCTTTTCAGCTTAAGGTAACCGGAACAGAAAATCTTAAGACTAAGTTTGGTACTATTAATTGTTTAAAAATTATTCCATCTGTAAAAAGCGGAAGGGTTTTTAAAGAAAAAGAAGGTGTGGTGATGTGGGTTTCCAACGATGCAAATCACCTCCCGATACTTCTAAAAGCAGAGCTCGCCGTAGGTTCTCTAAAGGCCAGTATTGACGGATACAGCAATGTAAAATATCCGTTAAAATTTACAAAATAA
- a CDS encoding zinc ribbon domain-containing protein YjdM: MSDSVLCPKCGSEFTYPSDNVMVCSQCFYEWNPEETTAGASDSGKILDSNGNELQDGDSVVVIKDLPVKGAPKPVKAGTKVKNIRLRPDSDHNIDCKIDGFGAMALKSEFVKKA; the protein is encoded by the coding sequence ATGAGTGATTCTGTACTTTGTCCGAAATGCGGCTCCGAATTTACCTATCCTAGCGATAATGTAATGGTTTGTTCACAGTGTTTTTACGAATGGAATCCTGAAGAAACAACTGCAGGGGCATCAGATTCGGGAAAAATTTTAGATTCAAATGGTAACGAACTTCAGGACGGAGATTCGGTGGTTGTTATCAAAGATCTTCCGGTAAAAGGAGCACCGAAGCCGGTGAAAGCAGGGACGAAAGTAAAAAACATCCGTCTGAGACCGGACAGCGATCATAATATTGACTGTAAAATAGATGGTTTTGGTGCCATGGCCCTGAAGTCTGAATTTGTGAAAAAGGCATAA
- the pheS gene encoding phenylalanine--tRNA ligase subunit alpha: MIEKIEELLVEVNSFNATSKEEIENFRIKYNGKKGILNDFFEKFKEVPNDQKKDFGQKINTLKQAVNVKLEDLKNASASSVIVEKEDLTRPAFPLDLGSRHPINLVKNRIIEIFKSIGFAVADGPEIEDDWHNFTALNLPEYHPARDMQDTFFIEQNPDILLRTHTSSVQIRYMEENQPPIRILSPGRVFRNEAVSSRSHCIFHQIEGLYIDENVSFADLKQTIQFFTTELFGKSKIRLRPSYFPFTEPSAEIDVYWGLNSETDYRITKGTGWLEIMGCGMVDPAVLKNVNIDPEKYSGYAFGMGIERIVMLLYQMSDIRMFFENDIRTLEQFKSL; the protein is encoded by the coding sequence ATGATAGAAAAGATAGAAGAGTTACTGGTTGAAGTAAACAGTTTCAATGCTACATCAAAAGAGGAGATTGAAAACTTCCGTATCAAATACAATGGAAAGAAAGGAATTCTGAATGATTTTTTTGAAAAATTCAAGGAAGTTCCGAATGACCAGAAGAAAGATTTCGGGCAAAAGATCAATACTCTGAAACAGGCAGTTAATGTAAAACTGGAGGATTTGAAAAATGCTTCAGCATCTTCTGTTATAGTTGAAAAGGAAGATCTTACGAGACCTGCCTTCCCTCTGGATCTGGGTTCAAGACATCCTATTAATCTGGTGAAGAACAGAATCATCGAGATTTTTAAATCTATTGGTTTTGCCGTAGCAGACGGACCCGAGATTGAAGACGACTGGCACAACTTCACCGCATTAAATCTTCCGGAATACCATCCGGCCAGAGATATGCAGGATACCTTTTTTATTGAGCAGAATCCTGATATTCTCTTGAGAACTCATACTTCATCGGTACAGATTCGTTATATGGAGGAAAATCAACCGCCTATCAGAATTCTTTCTCCGGGAAGAGTTTTCAGAAATGAGGCTGTGTCTTCACGTTCACACTGTATTTTCCACCAGATCGAAGGTTTGTATATTGACGAAAATGTGAGTTTTGCAGATCTTAAACAAACGATTCAGTTTTTCACTACAGAGCTTTTTGGAAAATCAAAAATCAGATTGCGACCTTCTTATTTCCCTTTCACGGAACCAAGTGCAGAAATCGATGTATACTGGGGATTAAATTCTGAAACCGATTACAGAATTACAAAAGGAACCGGATGGCTTGAAATTATGGGCTGCGGAATGGTAGATCCTGCTGTTCTGAAAAATGTAAATATAGACCCTGAAAAATATTCCGGTTATGCCTTCGGAATGGGAATTGAAAGAATTGTGATGCTGCTCTATCAGATGAGTGATATCAGAATGTTTTTTGAAAATGACATCAGAACACTGGAACAGTTCAAGAGTCTTTAA
- a CDS encoding sulfate/molybdate ABC transporter ATP-binding protein, whose product MLLEINNLFFSYSIEKPLFQNLNLHFDEGKIIALAGESGCGKSTLLSLIYGLLDWQSGTIVFDGEKLHGPKGNLVPGEAKMKFVAQNFDLMPYATVAENVGKFISNINLTKKKETVSELLEVVGLQEFANVLPKYLSGGQQQRVAIARALSVLPKLLILDEPFSNLDFPRKIELREKLFRYVKQQNISLIISTHELQDIIPWLDEIVVLQNGEVIQKASPEKTFKNPYNSYVAKLFGEVNIFNTDEMAVFQLPKFSYYPKEIKVSENGIEAEVLESRFAGNHYWNKIMTKNKELIMYTDRQIEKSVNITFD is encoded by the coding sequence ATGCTATTAGAAATAAATAATCTATTCTTTTCATATTCTATAGAAAAACCTTTGTTTCAGAACCTTAACCTGCATTTTGACGAAGGGAAAATCATCGCGCTTGCAGGGGAAAGCGGCTGCGGAAAATCGACTTTGTTAAGCCTGATTTACGGACTTCTCGACTGGCAGAGCGGTACGATTGTTTTTGATGGCGAAAAATTGCACGGCCCTAAAGGAAACCTGGTTCCCGGAGAAGCTAAAATGAAGTTTGTTGCCCAGAATTTTGACCTGATGCCTTATGCAACCGTAGCTGAAAACGTAGGCAAATTTATTTCTAATATCAATTTAACAAAGAAAAAAGAAACTGTTTCAGAATTGCTGGAAGTTGTAGGCCTGCAAGAATTCGCTAATGTTCTCCCGAAATACCTGAGTGGCGGACAGCAGCAGCGGGTGGCCATAGCACGGGCTCTTTCCGTTCTTCCGAAACTGCTGATCCTTGATGAGCCTTTCAGTAATCTTGATTTTCCGAGAAAAATCGAACTTCGTGAAAAGTTATTCCGGTATGTTAAGCAACAAAATATTTCACTGATTATTTCTACACATGAGCTCCAGGATATCATTCCATGGCTGGATGAGATTGTCGTATTGCAAAACGGAGAGGTCATTCAGAAAGCAAGTCCCGAAAAGACCTTCAAAAATCCTTACAACTCTTATGTTGCAAAGCTTTTCGGTGAAGTCAATATTTTCAATACAGATGAAATGGCCGTTTTTCAGCTTCCGAAATTTTCTTATTATCCCAAAGAAATAAAAGTTTCTGAAAATGGCATTGAAGCGGAAGTCTTGGAAAGCCGTTTTGCCGGAAATCATTACTGGAATAAAATAATGACAAAGAATAAAGAACTGATTATGTACACCGATCGGCAAATCGAAAAGTCAGTGAATATTACATTTGATTAA
- a CDS encoding response regulator has protein sequence MINKDEEKLFFLLADDHMLIRQGMIFILDAAGINYEAFHASNFRQIRECINDNPIHIAIIDAHFPEGNSLQIITEIKEKKPEIKILIFSGIDENIHALKYLNAGADGFLSKLSEEKEIEEAIFSIIEKGEYISPVTQALLMNSLNNRNLVNPLLSLTERELEIARMYAAGYGNLEIANMLDVKQNTISTIKKRMFKKLKIENIVKLIELVKNHS, from the coding sequence ATGATAAATAAGGATGAAGAAAAACTATTTTTTCTGCTGGCAGATGATCATATGCTCATTCGGCAGGGAATGATATTTATACTGGATGCTGCGGGAATCAATTATGAAGCCTTTCATGCATCAAATTTCCGGCAGATCAGAGAATGTATCAATGATAATCCCATTCATATCGCGATAATCGATGCTCATTTTCCCGAAGGAAACAGCCTTCAGATAATAACAGAAATCAAAGAAAAAAAACCGGAAATTAAAATTCTCATTTTTTCCGGAATTGATGAGAATATACATGCTCTTAAATATCTGAATGCAGGAGCAGACGGATTCCTGAGTAAACTTAGTGAGGAAAAAGAGATAGAGGAGGCAATATTCTCAATAATTGAGAAAGGTGAATATATTTCCCCCGTAACGCAGGCCCTGCTGATGAATTCACTTAATAATCGCAATCTGGTTAATCCACTGCTGTCTTTAACAGAAAGAGAACTTGAAATCGCACGCATGTACGCTGCCGGTTACGGCAATCTCGAAATTGCAAACATGCTGGACGTGAAGCAAAATACCATCAGTACAATTAAAAAAAGAATGTTTAAAAAGCTTAAAATTGAAAATATCGTTAAGTTGATTGAGCTAGTTAAAAATCATTCCTAA
- a CDS encoding sensor histidine kinase, whose protein sequence is MVEKISFRLRKFIHYSLILCILLIQFLIAGFFYNEFITKKNLKFIESQLKEIHSLEKLTNNSKKELLNAQVDFQKYVSNNDKKYLDLYFKSLHKLDKNLDSIDSYKNKYPRLKNILILENKNSPKVQRLKNLIDSVHEYSTNTSLKRPYVFPEIRKYDLDYNFDKFNIERKTYSDTIKKKKFFGRLRDAISGKENVRKDSIVVTMKQGINPNTALIKAEFDSILDVVNNHYKVQVKYMQTNVLRKESNSTAFYKIFGNLLMYGNSVMNIYDYAIKNSRADLEKEYYRQNSANNRIRTNLIFAAMILMLIISVLIMMLTGVAFSYEKKLKAANLQIKANLEFKNRVLGMLSHELRAPLKIIGILINRISEKTDDKEIKEYLKSIGFTSNTLLLQANQILEYTKNQHVKNKLIPVTFNLNSQITSILSSIENYIETRNNTFVVNKAINPDLMVYSDNAKIAQIFMNILGNANKFTENGQITVTVKTEITEESVVTLTTEIIDTGVGIAESDLKKIFEPYYQGVLSDDIENIGAGLGLNLCKELIELYDGQISVQSEPGKGTKVYFSLNLKVSYDK, encoded by the coding sequence ATGGTTGAAAAGATAAGTTTTAGATTAAGGAAATTCATTCACTACTCTTTGATTTTATGTATATTACTTATACAGTTTCTGATTGCGGGCTTTTTCTACAATGAGTTCATTACAAAGAAAAATTTAAAGTTTATTGAAAGTCAGCTAAAAGAGATTCATTCCCTGGAAAAGCTCACAAATAATTCTAAAAAAGAATTGTTAAACGCACAGGTTGACTTTCAGAAATATGTCTCTAATAATGATAAAAAATATCTGGACTTATATTTTAAATCTTTACATAAACTTGATAAGAATCTGGACAGTATCGACAGTTATAAAAATAAATATCCTAGATTAAAAAACATACTGATTTTAGAAAATAAAAATTCTCCAAAGGTTCAAAGGCTGAAAAACCTTATTGATTCCGTGCATGAATATTCTACCAATACAAGCCTTAAAAGACCCTATGTTTTTCCCGAAATCAGAAAGTATGATCTTGATTATAATTTTGATAAGTTTAATATAGAAAGGAAAACCTATTCTGATACGATAAAGAAAAAAAAATTTTTCGGGCGTTTAAGAGATGCAATATCCGGAAAAGAAAATGTGCGCAAAGACAGTATTGTTGTAACCATGAAACAAGGAATTAATCCCAATACAGCACTCATAAAAGCTGAATTTGACAGTATTTTGGATGTAGTTAATAATCATTATAAAGTACAGGTTAAATATATGCAGACCAATGTTTTACGGAAAGAAAGCAATAGTACTGCTTTTTATAAAATATTCGGTAATCTGCTAATGTATGGAAATAGTGTCATGAATATTTATGACTATGCCATCAAGAACTCTAGGGCAGATCTGGAAAAAGAATATTATCGGCAAAACTCTGCAAATAACCGCATCAGGACGAATCTTATTTTCGCAGCAATGATTCTTATGCTTATAATCTCTGTTCTTATTATGATGCTTACAGGTGTCGCTTTTTCTTATGAAAAGAAATTAAAAGCAGCTAATCTTCAGATCAAAGCTAATCTTGAATTTAAAAACCGGGTTTTGGGAATGTTAAGCCATGAGTTAAGGGCTCCGTTGAAAATTATCGGTATTCTTATTAATAGAATCAGTGAGAAAACGGATGATAAAGAAATCAAAGAGTATCTTAAATCTATTGGTTTTACCAGTAATACATTATTGCTCCAGGCAAATCAGATTCTGGAATATACTAAAAACCAGCATGTAAAAAATAAACTCATTCCGGTTACTTTTAATCTCAATAGCCAGATCACATCTATATTAAGCTCCATTGAAAATTATATAGAAACAAGAAACAATACATTTGTGGTGAATAAAGCGATCAATCCGGACCTGATGGTGTATTCGGACAATGCTAAAATCGCCCAGATTTTTATGAATATTCTAGGCAATGCCAATAAATTTACAGAGAACGGGCAGATAACTGTTACTGTAAAAACTGAAATTACAGAAGAATCTGTAGTCACTTTAACAACAGAAATTATTGATACCGGAGTTGGAATCGCAGAGTCTGATCTTAAAAAAATATTTGAACCTTATTATCAGGGTGTTTTATCAGATGATATCGAAAATATTGGTGCAGGTCTGGGTCTGAACTTATGCAAGGAACTGATAGAACTCTACGATGGGCAGATTTCGGTTCAAAGCGAACCGGGAAAAGGTACAAAGGTTTATTTTTCTCTTAATTTAAAAGTCAGTTATGATAAATAA